From the Anser cygnoides isolate HZ-2024a breed goose chromosome 24, Taihu_goose_T2T_genome, whole genome shotgun sequence genome, one window contains:
- the SH3BGRL3 gene encoding SH3 domain-binding glutamic acid-rich-like protein 3, which translates to MSTLKVYSTSVTGSREIKSQQSEVTRILDGKNIKYELVDISQDNALREEMRAKAGNPKAIPPQIVNGDHYCGDYELFVEAVEQNTLQEFLKLA; encoded by the exons ATGAGCACCCTCAAGGTCTACAGCACCTCGGTGACCGGCTCCCGGGAG ATCAAATCCCAACAGAGTGAAGTGACCAGAATCCTCGATGGGAAAAACATCAAGTACGAGCTGGTGGATATCTCCCAGGACAACGCTCTTCGGGAGGAGATGAGGGCCAAGGCAGGCAACCCCAAAGCCATCCCGCCCCAGATCGTCAACGGAGACCACTACTGCGGG GATTACGAGCTCTTTGTGGAAGCAGTGGAACAAAACACCCTGCAGGAATTCCTGAAGCTGGCCTGA